Within Massilia litorea, the genomic segment TTCCCCGAGCGACTCCTTTTCGCCGTTCAGCACGGTACGCGAGACGTCGCGCTTGAAGTTGTGCAGGTAGCTGAAGCTGCCGAAGAACACGGCCGGATCGGACGGGAACAGCCAGGTGAGGCTCGGCTGCAGCGAATAGAAGCCGGAGCCGGTCGGGAGTTCCAGGGGCAGGCCGCTGCCCGTGATGTTTTCGCCGATGCAGCGGCGCTGGCAATCGGTCGTGACCTCGAACGGGTCCTTGCCGGTGCGCGACTTGAAGCGCAGGCCGCCGATGAAGAAGGGCTTGTCGACGCCGCCGTCGTTGAGCTGGTAGCGCGCCGCCAGTTCGACGTCGCCGATCGCCTTGCCGCTCGTCTCGAAGGCGCGCTCGACGGCGGTGCCGGTGAAGACTTCGCGGCTGACCGTGGCGTCGCTGCGGTACACATAGGGCAGCTTGGCCTCGACTTCGAAGCGGTTGGTCAGGCCGCGGCGCAGGGTGGCGGTGGCGGTGGTCGTGTTGCGTTTGACTTCGCGGACGTCGATCAGGCCGATCAGGAGGGCAGGGATGACGGTGTAGCCGACCAGGGCCACGCGGTTGCTCGACGAATAGGCGTACTGGAGGGCCGGTTCGAAGACGTATTTTCCGCGCGGTGTCAGCACGCCCGGCTGTTCGAAGATCGGGGCGACCTCGCGCGGGCGGCTGTTCTCGCTCGGGGCGCGGCCGACGGGGGCGGTGTTCGTTGCTGCAGTCGGCGCGCTCGCCGGGCCGCCGACCGGGGCGGCCGGCGCCGCGGGCTGCTGGGGCGCGCCGGCAGCGCCCGGCGCGCCGCCGGTGCCGCGCATGGACCCGAGCTGGGCGCCGGAAGCCGGCACGGCCAGGCCCGCGGCCAGGGGCGAACTCGTTGCCGGATCAGGCGGCGCGTTGCCGGTGCCGCGCGTGCCGTCGAGCGTGGCGTGCGAGACCGCGCCGCCGGCCAGCATCGGGTCCGCCGTCGCGGCCGCGGCCGGCCCCGGCGCCGTGGCGCGTGCCGTGCGCACATCGCGCTCGAGTTCATCGATGCGTGTGCGCTGGGCCTCGAGCTGCTGGCGCATCGCTTTCACCTGTTCAGCCAGTTCCTGGACGGATTGCGCCTGCGCCGGAAGAGCGCAAAAGGCCGCGCTGACGGCGAGTGCTCCAGCACATAGCGCCGGGATCTTCTGCATAAATTGCTCCATGGTGGTGGGCCGTCAGCGGGGCGCTACGGCTGTTGTCAAAGCATTATTCAAGCTTGTTCCAAAATTAAGCGCACGTAACATTCCGGCGGTATTCACGGTGGCGTTGATGGCGGTCTGGTTCCGGATGATCTGGTCGTTCAGCGAGTTCTGGATGATGGTGCCGCCGAGCAGGTTCTGTGCATTGCCGGCCATCGTGCGCACGTCGCCGTTCTGGATCAGGCGCAATTCGCCGACGGCCTGGGTGGACAGGGTCGCTTCGCCGCGGGCCAGCTTGCCGATGTCGCCGAGCTGCAGTTCGGTGCGCTCGACAACGTTGCCGTTGATGGAGACCAGGCGCTCCAGGCCCAGGTTGACCATCAGGCCGTCGCCGGTGAGGAAGCCGCCGCGCGCCCCGTCGAGGGTGGCGTCGTCGACCGCATCGGCCGGGTCGAAGGCTGCCAGGGCGGGCGCATCGGGCGCCGCCGCCATGGCCG encodes:
- a CDS encoding acetate kinase, producing the protein MQKIPALCAGALAVSAAFCALPAQAQSVQELAEQVKAMRQQLEAQRTRIDELERDVRTARATAPGPAAAATADPMLAGGAVSHATLDGTRGTGNAPPDPATSSPLAAGLAVPASGAQLGSMRGTGGAPGAAGAPQQPAAPAAPVGGPASAPTAATNTAPVGRAPSENSRPREVAPIFEQPGVLTPRGKYVFEPALQYAYSSSNRVALVGYTVIPALLIGLIDVREVKRNTTTATATLRRGLTNRFEVEAKLPYVYRSDATVSREVFTGTAVERAFETSGKAIGDVELAARYQLNDGGVDKPFFIGGLRFKSRTGKDPFEVTTDCQRRCIGENITGSGLPLELPTGSGFYSLQPSLTWLFPSDPAVFFGSFSYLHNFKRDVSRTVLNGEKESLGEVAPGGVIGFNFGMGLALNDKASFSVGYDHNSVARTKQSGRTVPGSVRLQLGTLLIGYSYRLSDKKTLSVAVGAGLTRDTPDVTLMVRVPMSF